In Caretta caretta isolate rCarCar2 chromosome 4, rCarCar1.hap1, whole genome shotgun sequence, one genomic interval encodes:
- the CYTL1 gene encoding cytokine-like protein 1: protein MPPIEYLDGGLRLDHFKGTALLASEQPVSSAPPTCYSRILSLSKEIMASFKTLQNTEPVDPCVEMLPKLYLDIHNYCVLAKLRNFVAYSACQRVPQVSALKEKIRSLYTIMISFCRRDLVFLTDDCDALEIPILSPTDPSVIQS, encoded by the exons GtatctggatggaggcctgaggctggatcattTTAAGGGAACTGCGTTGTTGGCTTCTGagcaaccagtgag TTCAGCTCCTCCAACATGCTACTCAAGGATTCTATCTTTGAGCAAAGAAATCATGGCATCATTTAAGACTTTACAGAACACTGAACCTGTG GACCCCTGCGTGGAGATGCTGCCCAAGCTCTACTTGGACATACAT AATTATTGTGTGTTGGCAAAACTCCGAAACTTTGTGGCATACTCCGCTTGCCAAAGAGTGCCACAAGTGAGTGCTCTGAAGGAAAAGATCCGGAGCCTGTACACCATTATGATCTCCTTCTGCAGGAGG GACTTAGTGTTCCTTACTGACGATTGTGATGCTTTGGAAATCCCTATCCTGTCTCCTACTGATCCCTCTGTCATTCAGAGCTAA